From one bacterium genomic stretch:
- a CDS encoding acyl-[acyl-carrier-protein] thioesterase, whose translation MSINAPESFSLTSRIRYDECGAGGVVRASVYVRLLQEMAFEHSAACGYPPEWNIARGLFWLARRVRLVVEAPARHGDALVCTTRLLGARRILARRLGTVRRGDNDTPVATAVVDWILTQNGTTPVRIPEDVAASFPGMERTVAPLPLEEPSPPAGVPEASLWVRTSDADAMAHANHPVYLDLLDDAVFRAGGGQAIAALPRTYDLQYHAAAPVGAPLRDLAWAESSTWHYRLVTPEGRLILHGRLATSA comes from the coding sequence GTGTCCATCAACGCTCCGGAGTCGTTCTCGCTCACCTCCCGCATCCGCTACGACGAGTGCGGCGCCGGCGGCGTTGTCCGCGCGTCGGTGTACGTCCGGCTCCTGCAGGAGATGGCTTTCGAGCACTCCGCGGCCTGCGGGTATCCGCCGGAGTGGAACATCGCGCGCGGCCTGTTCTGGCTCGCGCGCCGGGTCCGACTCGTTGTGGAGGCACCGGCGCGCCACGGCGACGCGCTGGTCTGCACCACCCGGCTGCTGGGCGCCCGGCGCATCCTGGCACGCCGGCTCGGCACGGTGCGCCGAGGGGACAACGACACGCCGGTGGCCACCGCAGTCGTGGACTGGATTCTGACCCAGAACGGCACCACCCCGGTGCGCATCCCGGAAGATGTGGCCGCCTCCTTCCCGGGCATGGAGCGCACGGTCGCTCCACTTCCCCTGGAGGAGCCCAGTCCGCCGGCAGGAGTGCCCGAGGCGTCCCTGTGGGTGCGGACCAGCGACGCCGACGCGATGGCCCACGCCAACCACCCCGTTTACCTCGACCTGCTCGACGACGCGGTGTTCCGGGCCGGGGGCGGCCAAGCAATCGCAGCCCTCCCACGCACCTACGATCTCCAGTATCACGCCGCGGCCCCTGTTGGGGCACCGCTGCGCGACCTGGCCTGGGCTGAGAGCAGCACCTGGCACTACCGGCTGGTTACACCCGAAGGCCGCCTAATACTGCACGGCCGCCTGGCGACCTCGGCCTAA